In Oharaeibacter diazotrophicus, the genomic window GGCTTCGTGCGCGGCTCGGCGCTGCTGGTCGGCGGCGACCCCGGCATCGGCAAGTCGACGCTGCTGATCCAGGCGGCGGCGACGCTGGCGCGCCGCGGCGCCCGGGTCGTCTACGTCTCCGGCGAGGAGGCGGTGGCGCAGGTGCGCCTGCGCGCCGAGCGGCTCGGCCTCGCCGACACCGACGTCATGCTCGCCGCCGAGACCAGCGTCGAGGACATCCTGACCACCCTCGCGGACGGCCGCGCGCCGGACCTCGTCGTGGTCGATTCGATCCAGACCCTGTGGACCGAGGTGGTCGACAGCGCGCCGGGCACGGTGGCGCAGGTGCGCACGGCCGCCCAGGCGATGATCCGCTATGCCAAGGAGAGCGGCGCCACCGTCGTCCTGGTCGGCCACGTCACCAAGGAGGGCACCATCGCCGGCCCGCGCGTGGTCGAGCACATGGTCGACGCCGTGCTCTACTTCGAGGGCGACGGCGCCCGCCATTTCCGCGTCCTGCGCGCCGTCAAGAACCGCTTCGGCCCGACCGACGAGATCGGCGTCTTCGAGATGACCGGGCGGGGCCTGCGCGAAGTGCCGAACCCCTCGGCCCTGTTCATGGGCGCGCGCGACACGGCCGCCCCGGGCGCCGCGGTGTTCGCCGGCATGGAGGGCACCCGGCCTGTGCTGGTCGAGGTCCAGGCGCTGGTGGCGCCGACCACGCTCGGCACCGCCCGTCGCGCGGTGGTCGGCTGGGACGGCAACCGCCTGTCGATGATCCTCGCCGTGCTGGAGGCGCACTGCGGCGTCCGCTTCGGCCAGCACGACGTCTATCTCAACGTCGCCGGCGGCCTCAGGATCGCCGAGCCGGCGGCCGACCTCGCCGTCGCCGCCGCCCTGGTGTCGTCCCTGGCCGGGGTTGCCCTCGGGGCCGATTGCGTCTATTTCGGCGAGGTCGCCCTGTCGGGGGCGGTGAGGCCGGTGGCGCATGCCCCGGCCCGTCTCAAGGAGGCGGAAAAGCTCGGTTTTTCGAGAGCCGTCGCCCCGCGGACCAAACCCGGCGAAGGCGAGCCTCCCGCGCTTGCGGTGGCCCCGGTCGACCAGCTCGTCGATCTCGTCGCCCGCATCGCCTCGGGCCGGTCCGTCGAGACGGGCGGACCGCGGCGCGTGGCCTCGGCCACGTGAGGCGGCTTGTCGCGTCGGCCGATTCGGGCGAATGAAGTCTCACCGAGCGCATTTGCTCCCGATCCACGTCGGGGCGGATCGCGCGAGGAGCGCCCAGGGGGGCGCCGGCCGGACGGCCGCAACGGGTGACACGGGTGCGGGTCCGCGGGGGCGGCCGGCCCATCGGAAAGGCCGACGATGCCGATCACGCTCCTCGACGGTATCCTGCTGGTGATCATGCTGATCTCGGCGTTGCTCGCGATGATCCGCGGCTTCGTGCGCGAGGTGCTGTCGATCGCCGCCTGGATCGCCGCGGCGGCCGCCGCCTTCTTCTTCTACGACGACCTGCTGCCGACCGTTCAGGAGCACATCGCCCAGAAGCAGGTCGCGGTCGCGGCCTCGGCCGGCGGCCTGTTCCTGCTGACCCTGGTGGTCGTCAGTTTCGCCACCATGCG contains:
- the radA gene encoding DNA repair protein RadA — encoded protein: MAKRTTVYVCQACGAATPKWAGKCESCGEWNSIVKEAGAPPGLGGGVVGQKGRPMRKGRVVPLVGLSGAIDSAPRIASGIVELDRVTGGGFVRGSALLVGGDPGIGKSTLLIQAAATLARRGARVVYVSGEEAVAQVRLRAERLGLADTDVMLAAETSVEDILTTLADGRAPDLVVVDSIQTLWTEVVDSAPGTVAQVRTAAQAMIRYAKESGATVVLVGHVTKEGTIAGPRVVEHMVDAVLYFEGDGARHFRVLRAVKNRFGPTDEIGVFEMTGRGLREVPNPSALFMGARDTAAPGAAVFAGMEGTRPVLVEVQALVAPTTLGTARRAVVGWDGNRLSMILAVLEAHCGVRFGQHDVYLNVAGGLRIAEPAADLAVAAALVSSLAGVALGADCVYFGEVALSGAVRPVAHAPARLKEAEKLGFSRAVAPRTKPGEGEPPALAVAPVDQLVDLVARIASGRSVETGGPRRVASAT